The genomic window AAATTAGCAAATAGCAGGCTGACTAGGTTATTGTATCCACTTGTAACAGGAGTAAAGATTGTGATTTCAGTAAAGCAGTTATCAATTGCCACCGTCGGGATTGCCCTTGGGCTAGGAAGTATTGCACCTGTTAGCGCAGCTTCTTTATATCAAATTAGCGGGTTAGATTTTACGCCATCAGATATTAACGATAGCGCTCAGGTAGTAGGAGAAAATTATTTTTGGCAAAATGGCAATGTTACGGATCTAAATACCCTTGCGGGTGCTAACAACAGCAATGTTTTCGCTAGAGCTATCAATAATAATGGTGCGATCGTTGGCGGTGGATTAACCGTAAATGAGCCTACTACTACCCAAACGACTATACCCTTTCAAGCATTCATCTCAGATGGCAATACAATTTCTGACTTACCCCGTAATTACTTCTGCGAATTCTCTTGTCCTACTATCACTGCTGAAGATATCAACGATTCCGGTACAATAGCACTAATTTATGATTTTCGCGTCGGCTTAGTCCAAGAAAGCGATGGGACAACAACTGAGGTACTAGGTGCTAGACAAGTTTCCAATACTGCTATCAACAATCAAGATCAAGTAGTTGGTACTGGTATATTTAGTGGTAGTGGTAATCAGGGTATATTTGCTGAAGACGGCAACCAAACTACTCTCATAGCCAACACTTCTTCGGGCGTTGCGGGTGTACCTCAATCTGCTGCAAACGATATTAACGATTCAAGTAACATCGTTGGCAGGTCTAGTACAATTAGTTCTACTAATACAGTATTTGAGACGGCGACTTTGTGGACAGATCCTACTCAACCTGGAGTGAGTTTAGGGACATTGGGCGGTGAAAATAGCGATGCAACTGGTATCAATAACTTGATGCAAGTGGTTGGTTCTTCCTTTTTGGAAGACAACTCTACACAACACGCTTTTTTATGGGAAGAGGGCAACTTAATTGACCTCAATAGCTTGATAGATCCTGGACTAGGTTGGGAATTAACTTCAGCTCTTGAGATTAATAGTAGTGGAGATATTATTGGAACTGGTCTTTATAACGGCGTACAGCGCGGCTTTGTGGCTAAAGCAATACCTGAACCAAGTTCAGTTTTGGGAGTATTAGGTTTAGGATTATTTGGTCTGAGGGGATGGTTAAAGCGTAAAAAATAATTTTAGTGTGAAGACGTTTCACCGAAACGTCTTTACTAATTTTCTACCGCGCCTAATGCTTTTAAAGTTGATTTTTGGGCTTGAGTCAAGCCTTTGACATTGGTAATTTGCATTCCTTCGTAGGGACGAGGCGATCGCATTGACAAAAAACAATTATTCGTTTCCAAATTCCAAACTTTAATAGTTTCGTCAAAGCTGCTACTAAAAACAACTTCTTTGGGTATCGACGCAGACATGGCTAGAGAATAAACAATTCCTGTATGTCCGCTCAACGTCTGGGTGCATTCTCCATTAAATAAATTCCACTGACGAATAGTTTGATCAAAGCTACCGCTTACTAATCGCCAATTATCGGCGGTAGGGAAAGCCATTTCTATTGGTTGATAAGAAATTGAAGTCACAGGGGCGGTATGTCCTGTTAATATATGCGTACATACTCCAGTAGCGATATTCCAGACACGGATACTACAATCAAAACTGCCACTAGCTAATTGCTGACCATCGGGACTAAAAGAAACTGCCCAAACGCTGTTAGTATGTCCTTGGAAGGTAAAAATACATTTTCCTGTGCAGACTTCCCACACTTTAACCGTTTGGTCGAAACTACTACTAGCCAAGTATTTACCATCAGGACTAAAAGCCACCGCCGTTACTGAAGCTTTATGATCTGCCAAAGTTTGCAAGCATTTTCCGGTTTTTACTTCCCAAAGCTTGATCGTTTGATCGTAACTAGCACTGGCTAAGTAGTTGCCATCAGGACTAAAAACCACCGACCAAACCCAACTAGAATGACCCAATATAGTCCGCAGACATTCCCCAGATTTATAATTCCATAATTTAATCGTGCGATCGGCGCTACCTGTAGCTAAAAGCTCCTCCGTAGGCGCAAAAGCCACACTCCAAACTCGGTTAGTATGTCCGGGAATGGTTTGGTAGCATTGATTAAGGGCTAAATTCCATAACCGAATATTTTGGTCTTCGTGTCCGCTTGCTAAGAAATTACCGTCATTACTTAAAGCGATCGCCAATACTGAATTAGTATGTCCGATAATTGTGCGATCGCATTCCCCAGTTTTAATATTCCACAACGCCGTTGCATGGTCATCGGCGCCACTAACTAACGTCCGACTATCGGGACTAAAGGCCACACTCCAAACGCGGTTAGTATGTCCGATAAAAGTCTTGTAGCAATTCCCCGTTTGGACATCCCAAAGTTTAAGAGTTTGGTCGTAACTGCTACTAGCTAACCATCGCCCATTATTACTAAAAGTCACCGCCGTTATTACACTTGTGTGAGCGGGAATAATGTTTAAGCATTGCCTAGATTTAACATCCCACAACCTCAAAGTTTGGTCGTAGCTACCACTAGCAATCGTTTGACTATCGGGACTAAAAGCCACACTTCTCACCCAGTTTGTATGTCCTTGGAGATATTGACAATTACCCGTTGCTAAATCCCATAGTGCGATCGCCTTATCTTCCGACGCACTAGCTAGAAGTCGCCCATCGGGACTAAAAGCCACCGACCACACGCGCTCAGAATGTCCTTGTAAGATGCGGGGAGGATTTTTAATATTTGTTAAATCCCAAAGCCTAATCTCTCGATCTTGACCGCTAGTTGCCAAAATTCGCCCATCAGGACTAAAAGCCACCGTATTTACTGAATAAGTATGTCCTTTTAAAGTCGTTAAACATTTGCCCGTTTTTACATCCCAAAGCTTGACTAAATAATCATCCGCCACACTTGCCAAAAATTGACCATTAGGACTAAAACAAACCGCCCAAGCCCAGTGTCCATGACCTTTACAAATATTTAACTGTCTGCCATCACAAGCAAGCCGAATATGAATATTACCACCAGTATCGCTAGTGGCGACTAATTGACCATCAGGACTAAAAGCAACACAAGTAATTCCCCCAAAGGTTTCTGCAAATACACAGCGATCCATTTCGGTTTGGGTAAAGTTAAATTGATGCAGAGTTACGTTAGGTAAATAAGCTTGACGGACAGCTAAATGCGAATAATCTGTAACATTGCCTAAATCGATTTGCAGATGCCAATACAAGTTAAGCAGATTTCCGGCAACATAACCATTTTGGTAGAAAGAGTTAGCCCGTAAAGTTGGCAAAAGTTGGTCGAGATGGGCTTTCAGTAGCTGCTTATTTTCAAAAGCATTTTTCAGCGCTTCGGTTACAGGTTGCAGAATCAATCTAATTTGCGCTTCGCGGATATAGTCTTTAGCGGAAGCTTTAATTAAGGCGTAGCTATTAAGTAGTGATAATTGGTGGTGATAAATTTCGCTATAAAACTGTTTGACCAAGCATTCTGTTATGTATTCCATAACTACTGGTTGTTGGGTGCAGCCAAGAGTATTAATTTCAATTAGCGATCGCTTTTGCAGAGATTCCAGCACCTCCATTAGTTCGCGCTGGGGGATTTTGGGAAGGATGTCTGCGTGTAATTCTTGTAAAGTTACTCGTTCGCGCGCAATTGCCAACCAGCGCATTATTTGCTGTTCTAAGTCTGACAAGCGATCGCATTGTTGTGCAAGTAAATCCCAAATATCGCCAAAAATAATCGTACCTTGGCTAATAAAGGCGCTAATACTTCCCCCAAACAAAGATTTAATAGTAGCGGCGGCAATTTTGAGGGCTAAAGGATTACCAGCATAGCGATCGCTTAGTTCTTTTGCATCCTCTGCAAACTGCGTTAAACCAACAGAAGTAAGGATTATTTGCCCAGTTTCTTGAGCAACTCCAGCAAGAGACAGCGACTTTACCGGGAGAATATCACCTTCTCTAGCCGATAATCCGGTAGGTTTTTCTCTACTTGTTAAGACTAAACAACTTTGATGGCGCTCGTCAGCAATGCGTCTAATTAGTTGTCCGTAACCTTCGTAGCCAGGGCGATAGTTTCCTCCTTGTTCGCAACTAGCCAAGATTGTTTCGGTATTGTCAAAGACTAACAGACAGCGTGAGGAATTGAGATATTTAATTAATAGAGAAATTTGCTCGTCAATAGTGCCAAGTTTTTCCCCTGCTTGCTGGTGAGAAACAAATAAAATCAAGTCAGATAGCAGCTTTTCAATAGCTGGTGCATTACGCAGACTTCGCCAAATCACAAATTCAAAATCTGTTTTTACTTGTTCGGCAATCTTCACCGCTAGAGCAGTTTTACCAATTCCGCCCATACCCAAAATTGTAACTAATCGACAGCGATCGCCTACTATCCATTTTTGCAGAGTAGTTAATTCTTGCGATCGCCCATAAAACACTGAAACATCTATTGCTTCTCCCCAATCTTGAATCCCCGAAACTACGGGAGCAGGATTTATATTTTTTTGAGCAAAACGTTTAATAACTACCTGACAATTTTGCTTATTTACTTTTTCTCCCAAAGTCTCCGAAAGCAAAACCCACAACTTATAACCAGTGTCTTTAATATAGCCGCAGTCGTAGCCAGAGCTTTTCGACATCTCTTGATAGGAATGACCTTGAATTGAGGAAGCCAGGACAAGGAGTTGCAGCTTATTCAATTGCTTTGGTTCTACAACTTGCTCAATAAATGCGATCGCTTCTTCAATAGTCATTGTCAGAAGGGGGGTAGATTATTTGTTTACTACAAAGAATATTGTCTTGATTTCGGAAGACTTCGCCCTAAATCTAGGTTGTTTTAACCTTTTGCCCTCAAATCTCAACAATTACTGACAAAAAGCATTAAATACTGAATTTTTCAACTTAAAATGTATATAGGTTTCTAAGATTGGCTAATGGACGCTTTAACCACGAATCGAGAGCAAATTATTGAGTCAATTAAGACATTGCCAGAAGAATCTCTCGCGGAACTCATCAATTTTGTTGATTACCTTCGCTACAAATCAACCGAAAAACAGCCTCCAAAACCTAGCAGCAACTTTTTACTTTCCATTGCAGGCTTAGGAACTTCAGTAGAGAAGGACGTTTCAGGGCGAGATGACTATAGTTGATACTAGCTTTCTGTTTGCACTGACCAACCTAGGCGATCGCAATCTGTGCTTTGTGCATCCAAGACATTGTGATTACTTTGAGTTGCTGCCTTAATGGATGCGATCGCGCTTAATCTGAGCAATTACGGAGAAAGTGCGATCGTTTTAGTTTAACTACTGACTTTTATCTGACTTTTTACCGACCTTTTACCGACTGACAAAGCTTATATTTAACGGTTAACTTGGATTTATTCGCACTACAGCAGTCCAACTTTTTTTTGAATAGTGCGATCGTATTTACTTGTATACCGCTTGAGTAAAAAACATTTCTAATCAAAAGGATATTTATGGCTAATTGGATCTTATTTGCCCGCGATTCGAGCGGTATGCCCCTGGTATCTGCCATGAATGGCGGATCTCCAGAAAACAGCCTTAGCACCAATCTCAAAGCTAATCTGATTGGATTTCTACAACTTTTTTCGGGGGTAGGTACATTTTTAGTAGCAAAACCTAGTGGTACTGACAATGAAGTAGAATCTGTCGATCTTCTTCCGCGTACTGATTTAGATACACCCACTAATTCTAGTGCGCTATCTAGTGCTACGTGGTTTCAATTTTTTTGTGATGATGATGGTCAACCTGTTGTAGTGGCTATGGATGGTACTAACCCTGCTGAGTTCTACAAAGGGAATCTTAAGTTAGCCTTAATTGATTTCTTGAGCAGATACTCTAACGCTAATACTTTTCAAATTGCTCCGGCGGGTACATCAATTTCTGGGAGTGTTGCTGAATGGAAACCCTCACCACCATTGCCACCAAGTAAACATCGAGTAATGCTAGAAATTGGACATGGGCCTGGAGTTCCCTTCGATCCAGGTGCGATCGCTCATGACAGTGTAACTACAGAACATTCTCTCAATATTATTGCTGCTAATTCTGCCCGAAATGTAATTGCTAAAGCGGGTATCAACTGTACTGTTATCGATACTGTAGGAAGCTTACACGGTATTGGTTTGCAGTCATCTGGTTTTGACGTTTTTTGCAGCGTTCACCACAACTCATTTAATGGAACAGTTCAGAGAGCAGAAGCGTTTTCCCATGCGACTAAAGGTGATGGATTAGATAGCGACCTTGCTGGAATGATAGCCACAGAGCTTTCTAAGACTCTCAGTATTCCCAATGCAGGCGCAAAGAAAGCCAAGCTAGGGGTTTTGTCGGGTGCAGAAGATACTAATGTTCGAGTTGCTGTTCTAGCGGAAGTTTATTTTATTGACTTCAAAGGTAATGGAACATTGCCAAAACCTCACCTCAAAGATTTTTCAACTCGTGGAGGTGAAGCAATTGGTCGAGGAATTGTTGAGTGGTTAAAAAAGCACCCCTAATTAAAACATAGTTCAACTAGATAATTTTTGACTATTTCAACAAACAAAAGGAGATTAAAATATGAAATTTGGAATTGATATCGGACACAATTGTCCTCCAGACACAGGCGCGAAAGGAATAGCAAAAACAGAAGATGTATTAACCAAAGATGTAGGTACTAGGCTGATGAAAAAGTTATCAGCCGCAGGTCACAGTGTAATTAATTGTACTCCTAACACTGCTGCAACAGTAGGGGAATCTCTAAGAAAAAGAGTTGATAAAGCGAATGCTAATTTGGTTGATCTTTTTGTTTCAATTCATTTTAATGCTTTTAATGGAACAGCCAATGGATCGGAAATATTTGCCATTAGTAATACATCTAAAGCGATCGCACAATCGGTTTTGAAGGAGATTGTCAAGTTA from Synechocystis sp. PCC 7509 includes these protein-coding regions:
- a CDS encoding PEP-CTERM sorting domain-containing protein, which produces MISVKQLSIATVGIALGLGSIAPVSAASLYQISGLDFTPSDINDSAQVVGENYFWQNGNVTDLNTLAGANNSNVFARAINNNGAIVGGGLTVNEPTTTQTTIPFQAFISDGNTISDLPRNYFCEFSCPTITAEDINDSGTIALIYDFRVGLVQESDGTTTEVLGARQVSNTAINNQDQVVGTGIFSGSGNQGIFAEDGNQTTLIANTSSGVAGVPQSAANDINDSSNIVGRSSTISSTNTVFETATLWTDPTQPGVSLGTLGGENSDATGINNLMQVVGSSFLEDNSTQHAFLWEEGNLIDLNSLIDPGLGWELTSALEINSSGDIIGTGLYNGVQRGFVAKAIPEPSSVLGVLGLGLFGLRGWLKRKK
- a CDS encoding eIF2A-related protein, with translation MTIEEAIAFIEQVVEPKQLNKLQLLVLASSIQGHSYQEMSKSSGYDCGYIKDTGYKLWVLLSETLGEKVNKQNCQVVIKRFAQKNINPAPVVSGIQDWGEAIDVSVFYGRSQELTTLQKWIVGDRCRLVTILGMGGIGKTALAVKIAEQVKTDFEFVIWRSLRNAPAIEKLLSDLILFVSHQQAGEKLGTIDEQISLLIKYLNSSRCLLVFDNTETILASCEQGGNYRPGYEGYGQLIRRIADERHQSCLVLTSREKPTGLSAREGDILPVKSLSLAGVAQETGQIILTSVGLTQFAEDAKELSDRYAGNPLALKIAAATIKSLFGGSISAFISQGTIIFGDIWDLLAQQCDRLSDLEQQIMRWLAIARERVTLQELHADILPKIPQRELMEVLESLQKRSLIEINTLGCTQQPVVMEYITECLVKQFYSEIYHHQLSLLNSYALIKASAKDYIREAQIRLILQPVTEALKNAFENKQLLKAHLDQLLPTLRANSFYQNGYVAGNLLNLYWHLQIDLGNVTDYSHLAVRQAYLPNVTLHQFNFTQTEMDRCVFAETFGGITCVAFSPDGQLVATSDTGGNIHIRLACDGRQLNICKGHGHWAWAVCFSPNGQFLASVADDYLVKLWDVKTGKCLTTLKGHTYSVNTVAFSPDGRILATSGQDREIRLWDLTNIKNPPRILQGHSERVWSVAFSPDGRLLASASEDKAIALWDLATGNCQYLQGHTNWVRSVAFSPDSQTIASGSYDQTLRLWDVKSRQCLNIIPAHTSVITAVTFSNNGRWLASSSYDQTLKLWDVQTGNCYKTFIGHTNRVWSVAFSPDSRTLVSGADDHATALWNIKTGECDRTIIGHTNSVLAIALSNDGNFLASGHEDQNIRLWNLALNQCYQTIPGHTNRVWSVAFAPTEELLATGSADRTIKLWNYKSGECLRTILGHSSWVWSVVFSPDGNYLASASYDQTIKLWEVKTGKCLQTLADHKASVTAVAFSPDGKYLASSSFDQTVKVWEVCTGKCIFTFQGHTNSVWAVSFSPDGQQLASGSFDCSIRVWNIATGVCTHILTGHTAPVTSISYQPIEMAFPTADNWRLVSGSFDQTIRQWNLFNGECTQTLSGHTGIVYSLAMSASIPKEVVFSSSFDETIKVWNLETNNCFLSMRSPRPYEGMQITNVKGLTQAQKSTLKALGAVEN
- a CDS encoding DUF2281 domain-containing protein, with the translated sequence MDALTTNREQIIESIKTLPEESLAELINFVDYLRYKSTEKQPPKPSSNFLLSIAGLGTSVEKDVSGRDDYS
- a CDS encoding N-acetylmuramoyl-L-alanine amidase, whose protein sequence is MANWILFARDSSGMPLVSAMNGGSPENSLSTNLKANLIGFLQLFSGVGTFLVAKPSGTDNEVESVDLLPRTDLDTPTNSSALSSATWFQFFCDDDGQPVVVAMDGTNPAEFYKGNLKLALIDFLSRYSNANTFQIAPAGTSISGSVAEWKPSPPLPPSKHRVMLEIGHGPGVPFDPGAIAHDSVTTEHSLNIIAANSARNVIAKAGINCTVIDTVGSLHGIGLQSSGFDVFCSVHHNSFNGTVQRAEAFSHATKGDGLDSDLAGMIATELSKTLSIPNAGAKKAKLGVLSGAEDTNVRVAVLAEVYFIDFKGNGTLPKPHLKDFSTRGGEAIGRGIVEWLKKHP